The Salvelinus namaycush isolate Seneca chromosome 5, SaNama_1.0, whole genome shotgun sequence genome segment TACACATACCATATAATGTCCCAGTAAACCAGATTAAACAGTACTGTAAAATACAGTACTATCCAGAAGTTACACATCCGTCTGTCAGTGGTGGAGTTCGTTTGGCATGTCCCGGTGCCCCGGGTGTGTAGAGATTTCACTTAaagaccaatggaatggtctaaaataCGCAAACTCCACCCACCAGGAGCACCCGGCCATGCAAAACAAACTCAACCATTGGGTGTTCCCCATCAAATCCATCCCCTGACTCACGAATGTAAACCCTAACAAATGTTTGCTTAGATTATAACTGCTGAACTTTGCAGTGTGAATTGTTTAATATAATCTATTTATTTACTATTTTGTAATTACATCATTTCTTTTTGAGAGCATGAAACAACTACACACAGATTTAAGATTTAAATTCACTCAAAACGTATTATTCAACATGTATTTTAGAGAAAAGCTCACCCGTTCCTGCAATTGAGATGGACACCTCTACAGGTCCTGTTCAATCACAGTGGCAGACCAGTCTGCTTGTTGCGCAGTTTGGTTTCCTTACAGGGAAGTAGCTGGTAGGGAGGGCTCAGCCAGTCTCAGCTAGTTCCCAACAGGCCCTCCTCCTCACTTTAAAGAGATCCTGAGAGGTTAACCCTTCCCTCACTGAAAAATAAACATATAATGGATTCCTGTCATTTCCTGCCATACTGAAgaacccccccaccacacacacacacaaagcatggACTCCATAGTTGTTCTTTGCCATTTTAATGATTTTCTTTGTTTTTAATAGAGCAAGCAGGGGCAAAGTACAAAGACGTGTAGTGCCAAGTCTTCATTATTGTTGTTTAAGAGCGCATGCCAATACTACGTTACAATCACTAAATTCTTTACTTTGTCATAGTCTTCTTTCTCGCTCCTTTTCAATATGAGCACAATCAAGTATAGTATGTGTCATGTGTTGTTGCTGGACTTAATCTAATGGTGTCAACTAACATTTCAGACAGCAATATAATTATGACTTCCATGGGTGAACACTTCACCAATCATTGATCTTAATGACTGTTTGAATGAGGTCGATACCAGGAAAGTCCATGGCAATCACCCCGAAACATGCACTGCTGTGGTCACTGGAGAACTGTCTCAGATACTGATCGAGCCATGGGTCAATCTTTTCAGCCACCTTCTTGGGAGTTAGAAACATGTGTGTGCCAATGCCAGTGCCACTGGAGTAGCTCAGAACGATATAATCCCCACCACAATCACCTGAAGCTTGTGTCAAGTGTTTCACAATTTTGTTCTCCTTGTCTGCAATATGCGTAACTTCATAGTCACCCTTGCTGTCTGTTTCCAAGAGAGGAATGCCCAGCTTAAAGCTGGATTTCTGTACAAATATCATCTTTCCTCTTGCCTCAGCCATAGTTGGCATGTCAGACTTCACCCATACATCTGTATCATCAATAATCATTTCTCCAATCAGCTCCTCAACATTCTCTTTATCAAACAAATCAGGCTTTACTCTAATGAGAACCGCCTCACTTCTGAATTCGGACAAAAATGCTCTGATCGTGTCAAGGACCTCATAGAACGACTTGTGTTGGTAGACAACCCAGTGCATGACATAGAGTTTGTTTTCAAAGGCGAATATCCTGAGGTCCAGATAGCGTATGCCGGCCCTCAGCTGATCCCCCAACTCCCAGGCCTGACACTCTGCCGCTGGGCCTCCATAGAGAGCCATGGTGTCATGGGTACCAGGTATGGTGATGTCAGAGATTAATTTGTCGTCATCAATGGCCTCCATCCAGCCAATCTTGTAGGATTCTGGGAGTAGGAGTCTTTTGTCATTGAAGAAGAGGTCCTTTCCTTGGCAAAAACCTCTAAAAGTAAATCATACAACAAAGGATTGACTCATCATTTGTTTGTCATCGAAATATTGGTGTTTGAGGGTTATGAATGGTGTATAAGCTCACAGTAAAAAAAGATGTCACCTTGCACTTTCCTGAGCAGTGTACTCACTTTACCAAAGTCACCTTGTTCTGCAACTAA includes the following:
- the LOC120047620 gene encoding 1-phosphatidylinositol phosphodiesterase-like, giving the protein MRTTGKALFCHLYMLLLFVGFCQGKDLFFNDKRLLLPESYKIGWMEAIDDDKLISDITIPGTHDTMALYGGPAAECQAWELGDQLRAGIRYLDLRIFAFENKLYVMHWVVYQHKSFYEVLDTIRAFLSEFRSEAVLIRVKPDLFDKENVEELIGEMIIDDTDVWVKSDMPTMAEARGKMIFVQKSSFKLGIPLLETDSKGDYEVTHIADKENKIVKHLTQASGDCGGDYIVLSYSSGTGIGTHMFLTPKKVAEKIDPWLDQYLRQFSSDHSSACFGVIAMDFPGIDLIQTVIKINDW